One Candidatus Polarisedimenticolia bacterium genomic region harbors:
- a CDS encoding EAL domain-containing protein, whose protein sequence is MTSGGSKAKTPLILLADDDSTSRMVLREALEVSGFSVSEVENGAEAVKACAAQRPQMVLLDVMMPEMDGYQACAAIRRLPGGNSLPIMMLTGLDDIESVNKAYEAGATDFAIKPINWVILSHRIRYMLRSKTTLDNLRESESRLATAHRIAGLGNWDWDLESGDLRWSKEIYAAFGVDPERFDPDPGRSLELIHPEDREAVSAARGRSLASQEPYRIDFRVVRPDGGIRFLHEQAEVLLDEDGRPARLSGTVQDVTDRKASEEQIRFLAYYDGLTRLPNRLLFTERLVTALNVARRQKRTLAMLLLDLDRFKEINDTLGHTLGDKLLQGVTERLGKCLREGDTIARGSPAAPRGDTVARLGGDEFIVCIPDINRGEDAAKVAWRILDSLKSPFLLDEHEVFVTGSIGISLFPHDGEDVESLLKNADAAVYHAKDCGRGNYQFYDESMNARALHRLNLEGSLRKALERDELVLHFQPQVDMRSGRIIGVEALVRWRHPELGLVAPGMFIPLAEDTGLILPIGEWVLRTACAQIKSWQREGHHSLRMAVNLSARQFRRQQLLASVEEAMEAVDLDPRSLELEITETILLQDVEENVRTLRNLKEMGLRISLDDFGTGYSSLSYLKRFPIDTLKIDRSFVRDITTNAEDGAITSAIISMARGLRIHPMAEGVETAAQRTFLRRQGCLLMQGFLFGKPMPPDQLERLLCRPIQPRKVAGKRKS, encoded by the coding sequence ATGACTTCCGGAGGCTCGAAGGCGAAGACTCCGCTCATCCTCCTGGCCGACGACGACTCCACCAGCCGGATGGTTCTGCGCGAGGCGTTGGAGGTTTCCGGTTTTTCCGTCTCGGAGGTCGAGAACGGCGCCGAGGCCGTGAAAGCCTGCGCGGCGCAGCGGCCGCAGATGGTCCTCCTGGACGTGATGATGCCGGAGATGGACGGCTACCAGGCGTGCGCCGCCATCCGGCGCCTGCCCGGCGGAAACTCCCTTCCGATCATGATGCTCACCGGCCTCGACGACATCGAGTCGGTCAACAAGGCTTACGAGGCGGGCGCGACCGATTTCGCCATCAAGCCGATCAACTGGGTCATCCTCTCCCACCGGATCCGTTACATGCTCCGGTCGAAGACGACGCTCGACAACCTGCGCGAAAGCGAGAGCCGGCTGGCGACGGCCCACCGGATCGCCGGGCTGGGGAACTGGGACTGGGATCTGGAGTCGGGAGATCTCCGGTGGTCGAAGGAGATCTACGCTGCCTTCGGCGTCGATCCGGAGCGCTTCGACCCCGATCCCGGGCGATCCCTCGAGCTGATCCATCCCGAGGACCGGGAGGCGGTCTCCGCGGCCCGCGGCCGCTCGCTGGCGAGCCAGGAGCCCTACCGCATCGACTTCCGGGTCGTCCGCCCCGACGGCGGGATCCGCTTCCTCCACGAGCAGGCGGAGGTCCTGCTCGACGAGGACGGCCGCCCGGCCCGCTTGAGCGGCACGGTCCAGGACGTCACCGACCGGAAAGCCAGCGAGGAGCAGATCCGTTTCCTCGCCTACTACGACGGCCTGACCCGGTTGCCCAACCGCCTGCTCTTCACCGAGCGCCTGGTCACCGCCCTGAACGTGGCGCGGCGCCAGAAGCGGACGTTGGCCATGCTCCTTCTCGATCTGGATCGCTTCAAGGAGATCAACGACACCCTGGGCCACACGCTGGGGGACAAGCTCCTCCAGGGGGTCACCGAGCGGCTCGGCAAATGCCTCCGCGAAGGCGACACGATCGCGCGCGGCTCTCCCGCGGCCCCGAGAGGCGACACGGTGGCGCGGCTGGGCGGCGACGAGTTCATCGTCTGCATCCCGGACATCAACCGGGGCGAAGACGCCGCGAAGGTGGCCTGGCGGATCCTCGATTCCCTGAAAAGCCCGTTCCTACTTGACGAGCACGAGGTCTTCGTCACCGGGAGCATCGGCATCAGCCTCTTCCCGCACGATGGCGAGGACGTCGAGAGCCTCCTGAAGAACGCCGACGCCGCCGTGTACCACGCGAAGGACTGCGGCCGCGGCAACTATCAGTTCTACGACGAGTCGATGAACGCCCGGGCGCTGCACCGCCTCAACCTGGAGGGGAGCCTGCGCAAAGCGCTCGAGCGCGATGAACTGGTTCTCCACTTCCAGCCCCAGGTGGACATGAGATCAGGGCGGATCATCGGGGTGGAGGCCCTGGTGCGATGGAGGCATCCGGAACTGGGCCTCGTGGCTCCCGGAATGTTCATTCCGTTGGCCGAGGATACGGGGCTCATCCTGCCGATCGGCGAGTGGGTCCTGCGCACCGCGTGCGCCCAGATCAAGTCCTGGCAGCGCGAGGGCCATCACTCGCTGAGGATGGCGGTGAACCTGTCGGCCCGCCAGTTCCGCCGGCAGCAGCTTCTGGCGAGCGTCGAGGAGGCGATGGAGGCGGTCGATCTCGATCCCCGCTCCCTGGAGCTGGAGATCACCGAGACGATCCTCCTGCAGGACGTGGAGGAGAACGTCCGCACGCTCCGCAACCTCAAGGAGATGGGATTGCGGATCTCGCTGGACGATTTCGGAACGGGCTATTCGTCCTTGAGCTACTTGAAGCGCTTCCCGATCGACACCCTCAAGATCGATCGGTCCTTCGTCCGCGACATCACCACGAACGCCGAAGACGGCGCGATCACGTCCGCCATCATCTCTATGGCGCGCGGGCTGCGGATCCACCCGATGGCGGAGGGAGTCGAGACCGCCGCGCAGCGGACCTTCCTGCGCCGGCAGGGCTGCCTGCTCATGCAGGGCTTCCTCTTCGGCAAGCCGATGCCGCCCGATCAGCTCGAGCGGCTGCTCTGCCGGCCGATCCAGCCGCGCAAGGTCGCGGGCAAGAGGAAGTCGTGA
- a CDS encoding alpha/beta hydrolase: protein MLCLLAFLVQRRLIYFPVPWSAAEESRLNPGYEGVFFRSTDGERLHGWLHRRAGAPWTVIVFHGNAGNLSLHEPAMAPFKALGLQVLLFDYRGFGRSTGRPTEAGLIADGEAAAAFVESTLEVPRGRIVFFGQSLGAGVAIELAARREPGRLILESAFDSLASVAGHHYSYLPVRLLLRDRFDSAAVVGRISCPVLFLHPGEDEIIPVAFGRALFAKVRAPKRFVLLPRAHHNDSLEIALAERRAALREFLALPEKPSFGE from the coding sequence TTGCTTTGCCTTCTGGCCTTCCTCGTCCAGCGCCGCCTGATCTATTTCCCCGTTCCCTGGAGCGCGGCGGAGGAGAGCCGCCTCAATCCGGGCTACGAAGGGGTCTTTTTCAGGAGCACGGATGGCGAGAGGCTGCACGGTTGGCTCCACCGGCGAGCCGGTGCCCCCTGGACGGTGATCGTCTTCCACGGAAACGCCGGGAACCTCTCCTTGCACGAGCCGGCCATGGCGCCGTTCAAGGCGCTGGGCCTGCAAGTCCTCTTGTTCGACTATCGGGGATTCGGCCGGAGCACCGGCCGGCCGACGGAGGCGGGATTGATCGCCGACGGCGAGGCGGCGGCCGCCTTCGTCGAGTCGACTCTCGAAGTGCCGCGCGGGCGCATCGTGTTCTTCGGGCAATCGCTGGGGGCGGGCGTCGCGATCGAGCTGGCGGCGCGGCGGGAGCCGGGGCGGCTCATCCTCGAGTCGGCCTTCGATTCCCTCGCCTCGGTGGCCGGGCACCACTATTCCTATCTTCCCGTGCGGCTCCTGCTGCGCGATCGCTTCGACTCCGCCGCCGTCGTCGGACGGATCTCCTGTCCCGTCCTTTTCCTGCATCCCGGCGAAGACGAGATCATTCCGGTTGCGTTCGGCCGCGCGCTCTTCGCGAAGGTCCGCGCGCCGAAGCGCTTCGTCCTCCTGCCCCGGGCGCACCACAACGATTCGCTCGAGATCGCCTTGGCGGAGCGCCGCGCGGCGCTGCGCGAGTTCCTCGCCTTGCCCGAGAAGCCATCGTTCGGCGAATGA
- a CDS encoding VCBS repeat-containing protein, which translates to MDRQGILAGRPGEFEPDLEKKLEARLPDLLTGKPAPGRVVWTIEKSPPDFGVLWRDKEAPIATAMSVAPSGKGRPAEIGLLSEGRLTRYSPSGELLGGAPLEGKDFYYLRGADLDGDGKSEWIAGGEDHLKVVDSSGEAYWQYYTARPPLRVADVADLDGNGTAEILIQDASSLIARTALAANLWKTLPLGYVRSVVPDPLGGVLVQTPEGTQSIDRAGQARLAAPPTRGLAVLKGRIEPGDGGSLDLFGPAYGADVDLMHDFDGDGRKDIFVAARGGVSVYALDGSPLLLMNVTGSLTDFPAAIADLDGRPGDEIILDVPQYGLVALGSPAAAARGAAGKN; encoded by the coding sequence GTGGATCGCCAGGGGATCCTCGCCGGAAGGCCGGGCGAGTTCGAGCCCGATCTCGAGAAGAAGCTGGAGGCGCGGCTCCCTGATCTTCTGACCGGGAAGCCGGCTCCGGGACGGGTGGTCTGGACGATCGAGAAATCGCCGCCCGACTTCGGCGTGCTGTGGAGGGACAAGGAGGCTCCGATCGCCACGGCGATGTCGGTCGCTCCTTCCGGGAAGGGGCGGCCGGCCGAGATCGGGCTGCTGAGCGAGGGCCGACTGACCCGATACTCCCCTTCGGGGGAGCTTCTCGGAGGTGCGCCGCTTGAAGGAAAGGACTTCTATTACCTGCGCGGGGCCGATCTCGACGGCGACGGAAAGAGCGAGTGGATCGCGGGAGGGGAAGATCACCTGAAGGTGGTCGACTCGTCCGGAGAAGCCTACTGGCAGTACTACACCGCCCGACCTCCGCTGCGAGTCGCGGACGTCGCCGATCTGGACGGCAATGGGACGGCGGAGATTCTGATCCAGGACGCGTCTTCCTTGATCGCCCGGACGGCGCTCGCCGCGAACCTCTGGAAGACCCTTCCCTTGGGCTACGTCCGATCGGTGGTTCCCGATCCGCTCGGCGGCGTGCTGGTCCAGACGCCTGAGGGGACCCAGTCGATCGATCGCGCTGGACAGGCGCGGCTTGCGGCGCCACCGACCCGCGGCCTGGCCGTCCTGAAGGGGCGGATCGAGCCGGGCGACGGGGGGAGCCTCGATCTGTTCGGACCCGCTTACGGCGCCGACGTCGACCTGATGCACGATTTTGACGGAGACGGAAGGAAGGACATCTTCGTTGCCGCCCGGGGCGGCGTCTCGGTTTACGCTCTGGACGGCTCGCCGCTACTGCTGATGAACGTGACGGGCAGCCTGACGGACTTTCCCGCCGCGATCGCCGATCTCGACGGGCGGCCCGGGGACGAGATCATCCTGGACGTCCCGCAGTACGGGCTCGTCGCCCTCGGCTCGCCCGCCGCGGCGGCGCGCGGCGCCGCCGGAAAGAACTGA
- a CDS encoding transporter, producing the protein VEEAYNQEDHVVQHISSFALYRESRDWVGNFTQEWPLFGAKHQLSYTLAWLDPGEEAPGGAGAGDLALNYRWQAAGGSGEALAFAWRVSVLLPTGDDEKGRGSGSTGFQLNLPLSLRISPGLAAHSNAGIQHFSSERNDAGDEAGTTGYNLGQSLIWLLRPDFNLMLEAAWTSFEEVTGPGRTSRSSTFLLSPGARWALNLPSGTQIVPGVALPVGVGPSSGDYGLFLYLSFEHPFGAGSAER; encoded by the coding sequence TGGTCGAGGAGGCCTACAACCAGGAAGATCACGTCGTCCAGCACATCAGCAGCTTCGCGCTGTATCGCGAGAGCCGGGACTGGGTCGGGAACTTCACCCAGGAGTGGCCGCTGTTCGGCGCCAAGCACCAGCTCAGCTACACGCTCGCCTGGCTCGACCCCGGCGAAGAGGCGCCGGGCGGCGCCGGCGCGGGGGACCTGGCCCTGAACTACCGCTGGCAGGCGGCGGGCGGCTCCGGAGAGGCTCTCGCCTTCGCCTGGCGAGTCAGCGTGCTGCTTCCCACCGGAGATGACGAGAAAGGCAGAGGCTCCGGATCGACCGGCTTCCAGCTGAACCTCCCCCTGAGCCTGCGGATCTCGCCAGGGCTGGCCGCCCACTCCAACGCCGGGATCCAGCACTTCTCCTCCGAGCGCAACGACGCGGGCGACGAAGCCGGGACGACCGGCTACAACCTCGGACAGAGCCTGATCTGGCTGTTGCGTCCCGACTTCAACCTGATGCTCGAGGCGGCCTGGACCAGCTTCGAAGAGGTCACGGGGCCGGGACGGACCTCGCGTTCCAGCACGTTCCTCCTCAGCCCGGGCGCGCGGTGGGCGCTGAACCTCCCCTCCGGGACGCAGATCGTCCCGGGCGTCGCGCTTCCGGTGGGCGTCGGACCCAGCTCGGGCGACTACGGTCTGTTCCTGTATTTGAGCTTCGAGCATCCGTTCGGGGCGGGAAGCGCCGAACGCTAG